The Nakaseomyces glabratus chromosome H, complete sequence genome segment GTATtgtcattttcatcatcttcgtcatcatcttcgTTGTCATCTTTAGTCGTTTTCTcaccaatattttgattgtCAATTGTTTCTTTCATCCTCGAACTATTGAGCATATCATTTGTGTTTTGTACTTTGAATGTATCTTCTGTTTGCATTGATGGCTCCTCTTTAACCAATCCATTTGCTATTAGTGCTGAGTCAGAGTTGTCTGTATCTGGTATATTTGTTGTAAAGTAGTCGTTTACTAAATCATTACTATTGGTGAAGTTATCGTCTTGATCGTTGTCATCAAAGTTTAGATCAGTTGTTTCCCTGAAAAAGTTGTTATCATAGTCACCTGGGAATGCCAAAGATGAGTTGATGAATGGGAAATTTACTGATTTACTttcattttccttttctacTACCTTTTGTACAGCTGGCGACCTGTAAACCTCTTGTGTTCTCCCGGAACCTAACACTGAAGGCGAATAGGCAGGAGAATTGGGAGAGAATAATATGTCGTTACCTAACAAGTTATCACCGAATCCCAATTGTCCAAAACCTGGAGCACCACCAGTGGAGTGTTGATTTGAGGCGGGAGACATGTCATCCCATGTATTTGACAAGAAAGCTGGATCAGTGACGAGGTTATTAGTAGCATTCCCATGCTCATTGCCTTGCATGTTTAAACTAACATCTCCCATTGTATCATTTATAATCATTGGTGAGTTGCTGTTGCCGTTACTGCTTGTGCCAGGTAGAGGAGTCGTGGCAGCCGATTTACTCTGTGGGATGGGGCATGCTTTAGTACCACACGCCTGGTTCAGTTTAGTACAAAACTCTGAAACCTGCTCATCGAAGAAGTTATTGAAATCTATGCCCGAGCCCGATTGGCCCCTCGATATCTGCTTGTGAGAGGTCATGACGTCGTCTAGCCAGTCTTCTGATGAGGTTGGGTCTGTGTTCCAAGTGTTTTTGGATTCATTAGAATCTGAGGAGTCAGAATGTGGAATAGACTGTTTCTTTGCATTAGCGGCAACCGAGtttgctgttgttgatgaGGACGTGTTACCAGGTGGCGTCAACTGACCTGTGACGTTGAAAT includes the following:
- the YAP1 gene encoding DNA-binding transcription factor YAP1 (CAGL0H04631g~Protein with a basic leucine zipper (bZip) domain involved in drug resistance and the response to oxidative stress; activates multidrug transporter FLR1) gives rise to the protein MAEVDNGGAQKSSASRKKRYQELDPETRMKRVAQNRAAQKAFRERKERKMKELERKVVDLENLTKLNEVETNFLRDQLSILVKELRKYRPETKQDHKVLKYLEKHKGGAAGAGNGAATGSVSTSTRHTDLAASNANRVSKDSSILPGAKIIRQDLESFNENRHFNVTGQLTPPGNTSSSTTANSVAANAKKQSIPHSDSSDSNESKNTWNTDPTSSEDWLDDVMTSHKQISRGQSGSGIDFNNFFDEQVSEFCTKLNQACGTKACPIPQSKSAATTPLPGTSSNGNSNSPMIINDTMGDVSLNMQGNEHGNATNNLVTDPAFLSNTWDDMSPASNQHSTGGAPGFGQLGFGDNLLGNDILFSPNSPAYSPSVLGSGRTQEVYRSPAVQKVVEKENESKSVNFPFINSSLAFPGDYDNNFFRETTDLNFDDNDQDDNFTNSNDLVNDYFTTNIPDTDNSDSALIANGLVKEEPSMQTEDTFKVQNTNDMLNSSRMKETIDNQNIGEKTTKDDNEDDDEDDENDNTVVPSRDDGLLRCSEIWDRITAHPKYSDIDIDGLCSELMAKAKCSERGVVINADDVQVALNKHMS